The following coding sequences are from one candidate division WOR-3 bacterium window:
- the ychF gene encoding redox-regulated ATPase YchF, which yields MKVGIVGIPNVGKTSLFNLLTKCQAKVDLYPFTTIEKNIGIVCVPDERLEKICEITKPKIKTYATIEFVDIAGLVKGASEGEGLGNKFLSHIREADLILHLLRDFNNQIPHIYSSPNPERDLDICEMELALADLNIIENNLQKIAKIPTLKEERDIMIKIREHLIRGEIDINLNEEEKNLLKKYNLFILKPRIYAVNADKNNGFDIEKYPKLKEKKPYIFSTALEEEIINLSEEEKKEYRKILNLNEEGIMGLVSECFRTLSLIRFYTIKGEETRAWSIKKGSKVIEAAEKIHTDIAKGFIKAEVINYKDLIEIGDYQKAKEKGLVRIEGRDYIVEDGDIILIRFKV from the coding sequence GTGAAAGTTGGTATTGTTGGCATTCCCAATGTTGGTAAAACTTCCCTTTTTAATTTATTAACAAAATGTCAGGCAAAGGTTGATTTATATCCCTTTACGACGATTGAGAAAAATATTGGTATTGTTTGTGTTCCTGATGAAAGATTAGAAAAGATTTGTGAGATAACAAAGCCAAAGATAAAAACCTATGCAACAATTGAATTTGTTGATATCGCTGGATTAGTCAAGGGAGCGTCAGAAGGAGAGGGTTTGGGAAATAAATTCCTTTCCCATATTCGTGAAGCCGATTTAATTTTACACTTACTAAGGGATTTCAATAATCAAATTCCTCATATTTATAGTTCTCCTAATCCAGAAAGGGATTTAGATATTTGTGAAATGGAATTGGCATTAGCCGATTTAAATATAATTGAGAATAATCTCCAAAAGATTGCCAAGATACCAACCCTCAAAGAAGAAAGAGATATAATGATAAAAATAAGAGAACATTTAATAAGAGGTGAAATTGATATAAATTTAAATGAAGAAGAAAAAAATTTGTTAAAGAAATATAATTTATTTATCTTAAAACCAAGAATATATGCGGTCAATGCTGATAAAAATAATGGCTTTGATATTGAAAAATATCCGAAACTAAAAGAAAAGAAACCCTATATTTTTTCTACTGCCTTAGAAGAAGAGATAATTAATTTAAGTGAAGAAGAGAAAAAGGAATATCGGAAGATATTAAATCTAAATGAAGAAGGGATAATGGGATTAGTTAGCGAATGTTTTCGTACCCTTTCTTTAATAAGATTTTACACAATAAAGGGTGAAGAGACAAGGGCTTGGTCAATAAAAAAGGGTTCAAAGGTAATTGAGGCAGCAGAAAAAATCCATACTGATATCGCAAAAGGTTTTATTAAAGCCGAAGTGATAAATTACAAAGATTTAATTGAAATTGGTGATTATCAAAAGGCAAAAGAAAAAGGGCTGGTAAGAATAGAAGGTAGAGATTATATTGTAGAAGATGGCGATATAATTTTGATAAGGTTTAAGGTATAA
- a CDS encoding 50S ribosomal protein L25 has protein sequence MELKIVAHLREKAGKGTCRKLRREGKIPAILYGKNEKNINLWVEEREFTKILHQIAKRSPILNLRIEENNEEFPVVLKALQKNPITQKFIHIDFQKIHPEEKVTVNCPVILKGTAIGVKMGGILDQHLYSIPVKGKIADIPPYIEIDISHLRMGYSIHINEIKWEKVEPTLPPETPIVSVLTPKKIEEVAPTVEETKEPEVIKEKKEEEKEEKEEK, from the coding sequence ATGGAATTAAAAATAGTCGCCCATCTTCGAGAGAAAGCCGGAAAAGGAACTTGCCGAAAATTAAGAAGAGAAGGAAAAATTCCGGCGATTCTTTATGGTAAAAATGAAAAAAATATCAATCTCTGGGTGGAAGAGAGAGAGTTTACAAAAATTTTGCATCAGATTGCCAAAAGAAGTCCAATTCTGAATTTACGGATTGAGGAAAATAATGAAGAATTTCCAGTCGTTTTGAAGGCTTTACAGAAAAATCCAATTACTCAAAAATTTATTCACATTGATTTTCAGAAAATCCATCCGGAAGAAAAAGTCACGGTTAATTGTCCAGTGATTCTAAAAGGTACCGCCATTGGAGTAAAAATGGGAGGAATTTTGGATCAACACCTCTATTCCATTCCGGTAAAAGGGAAAATAGCGGATATTCCACCTTATATTGAGATTGATATTAGTCACCTAAGAATGGGTTATAGCATCCATATTAATGAAATAAAGTGGGAAAAAGTAGAACCCACTCTGCCTCCAGAAACGCCGATTGTTTCAGTTTTGACACCGAAGAAGATTGAAGAAGTAGCACCAACTGTTGAAGAAACAAAAGAACCAGAGGTAATAAAAGAGAAGAAAGAAGAAGAGAAAGAAGAAAAAGAAGAAAAATAA
- the pth gene encoding aminoacyl-tRNA hydrolase, protein MNEKESPYIICGLGNPGKEYQFTRHNLGFLVLDSLVKDFNEKFKNYQFYESAIISFENKKIYLVKPLTYMNYSGVGVKEFLKNLSYDLNKFLCILDDLNLPFGKIRIREKGSDGGHRGLASIIYYLETNEFPRLRIGIGKPIGMTATDYVLSEFNNEEKEKLPEIIEIAKKAIIVFIREGIKSAMNKFNKKIDFC, encoded by the coding sequence GTGAATGAAAAAGAAAGTCCCTATATTATCTGTGGTTTAGGCAATCCTGGTAAAGAATACCAATTTACCCGCCACAATTTAGGTTTTTTAGTTTTAGATAGTTTAGTAAAAGATTTTAATGAGAAATTTAAAAATTACCAGTTTTATGAAAGTGCGATAATTTCTTTTGAAAATAAAAAGATTTACTTAGTAAAACCCTTAACCTATATGAATTATTCGGGTGTTGGTGTGAAGGAGTTCTTAAAAAATCTTTCTTACGATTTGAATAAGTTTCTTTGCATTTTAGATGATCTCAATCTGCCTTTTGGCAAAATTAGAATTAGAGAAAAGGGTAGTGATGGTGGTCATCGGGGGTTGGCAAGTATTATCTATTATTTGGAAACAAATGAATTTCCCCGATTAAGAATTGGCATTGGTAAGCCAATCGGAATGACCGCTACTGATTATGTTCTTTCGGAGTTTAATAATGAAGAGAAAGAAAAATTGCCCGAAATTATTGAAATTGCTAAAAAAGCAATTATTGTTTTTATTAGAGAAGGAATAAAATCGGCAATGAATAAATTTAATAAAAAGATTGACTTTTGCTAA
- a CDS encoding ribose-phosphate pyrophosphokinase, with the protein MKKNKLKIFTGRANPPLAQKICEILNLPLGKVTIYNFADGEIYLKIEESVRGCDVFLIQPTNPPAENLLECFLFLDALKRASAGRITAVIPYFGYARQDRKDEPRVSISAKLVADLLQKSGADRILTVELHAEQIQGFFDIPVDHIYSAPIFIEYFKKEKEELLKKAVVVSPDIGGARRATGFAKRLGDLPLAIIDKRRVGPNQAEVYNLIGDVKDKICIIFDDLIDTAGTIVKAGELLKKQGAKEVYVCACHPLFSQNSCEKILNSEIKQVFVSDTIFLAPEKINSKIVQLTIAKLLAEAIKRIHLNESVSSLFI; encoded by the coding sequence ATGAAAAAGAATAAATTAAAAATTTTTACTGGTCGGGCTAATCCTCCGTTAGCTCAAAAGATTTGTGAGATCTTAAATTTACCCTTGGGAAAAGTAACCATTTATAATTTTGCTGATGGTGAAATCTATTTAAAAATTGAAGAAAGTGTGCGGGGTTGTGATGTCTTTTTGATTCAGCCGACAAATCCACCAGCAGAAAATTTATTAGAATGTTTTCTATTTTTGGATGCTTTAAAAAGGGCTTCTGCCGGCAGGATAACAGCAGTAATCCCTTATTTTGGTTATGCCCGACAGGATAGGAAGGATGAGCCAAGGGTATCAATTTCGGCAAAATTGGTTGCTGATTTATTACAGAAAAGCGGTGCTGATAGAATTTTAACAGTGGAATTACATGCTGAGCAGATTCAGGGTTTCTTTGATATTCCAGTTGACCATATCTATTCCGCACCAATTTTTATTGAATATTTTAAGAAGGAAAAAGAAGAGTTATTAAAAAAAGCAGTAGTGGTTTCTCCGGATATTGGCGGTGCCCGCAGAGCCACAGGTTTTGCAAAAAGGCTGGGCGATTTACCCTTAGCAATTATTGATAAAAGAAGAGTGGGCCCAAATCAAGCCGAAGTTTATAATTTAATTGGCGATGTGAAAGATAAGATTTGTATTATTTTTGACGATTTAATTGATACCGCAGGAACCATTGTGAAAGCTGGAGAACTTTTGAAAAAGCAGGGTGCTAAAGAGGTTTATGTTTGTGCCTGTCATCCTTTATTTTCCCAAAATTCTTGCGAAAAAATTCTTAATAGTGAAATTAAGCAAGTTTTTGTAAGTGATACGATTTTTTTAGCGCCCGAAAAAATTAACAGTAAAATTGTCCAATTAACTATCGCCAAACTTTTGGCAGAGGCAATAAAAAGAATTCATTTAAATGAATCAGTTAGTTCATTATTTATCTAA